Proteins encoded by one window of Deinococcus radiodurans R1 = ATCC 13939 = DSM 20539:
- a CDS encoding D-alanyl-D-alanine carboxypeptidase/D-alanyl-D-alanine-endopeptidase: protein MRRFLLLSFLLLPVAAQSSTPAPPAQATQPQPAPAPSVTLEREPLPTGALAHTLAEVPRPVRTGLLVRDLNTGKVLVALDPDRPLVPASTMKLVTAAAVLYDRGGAGGWWSTELTVPAPDTGKGHVSALTLRGSGDPTLSVSGTPNSLRALAEQAHTRGIRAVDAVRIDTLPLDATSFEATELGLAMPAVRLREWENRPPTSAAEARRRLGATLIAELRRVGITVAHEEVTSAPAYRPYVPPPRQDEKGRPLPPDLLIPLSQRPEQGVASVRSGSPFPFLASTLRPSDNLRAEALLATVAVRPGETGTLKSALKREQAILQRLGLDLSDVVLEDGSGLGRGNRLTPRLLTGLLRELYTLPYPTAAQYGRELPPALYHARHNAFAELLPQAGTGEDVPDHDGRGGTLARRLVGTGLDVRAKTGTLPGVSALAGYLTAKSGRPLAFAVLMNGPEDSPILTLRALQDQAVRDIAAAF from the coding sequence GCCTGCTCAGGCCACTCAGCCCCAGCCTGCACCCGCGCCGAGCGTCACCCTGGAGCGCGAGCCGCTGCCGACGGGCGCCCTGGCCCACACCCTCGCTGAGGTGCCGCGCCCTGTCCGCACCGGGCTGCTGGTGCGTGACCTGAACACCGGCAAGGTGCTCGTCGCGCTCGACCCCGACCGGCCCCTGGTTCCCGCGAGCACCATGAAACTGGTCACGGCGGCGGCGGTGCTGTATGACCGGGGTGGCGCGGGCGGCTGGTGGAGCACCGAACTGACGGTCCCGGCCCCCGATACGGGCAAAGGACACGTCAGCGCCCTGACCCTGCGCGGCAGCGGCGACCCCACCCTGAGCGTATCCGGCACCCCCAACAGCCTGCGGGCGCTCGCCGAGCAGGCGCACACGCGCGGTATCCGGGCGGTGGACGCCGTGCGAATAGACACCCTGCCGCTCGACGCGACGAGTTTCGAGGCCACCGAACTCGGCCTCGCCATGCCTGCCGTGCGGCTGCGCGAGTGGGAAAACCGCCCGCCGACCTCGGCGGCAGAGGCCCGGCGCCGCCTGGGGGCCACCCTGATTGCCGAACTGCGCCGCGTAGGCATCACCGTGGCGCACGAGGAAGTCACCTCGGCCCCGGCCTACCGGCCTTATGTTCCGCCGCCCCGTCAGGACGAGAAAGGTCGGCCCCTGCCGCCGGACCTGCTGATTCCGCTGAGTCAGCGCCCCGAGCAGGGAGTAGCGAGTGTCCGCAGCGGGTCGCCGTTTCCCTTTCTGGCGTCCACCCTGCGCCCCAGCGACAACCTGCGCGCCGAGGCGCTGCTCGCCACCGTCGCGGTGCGCCCCGGCGAGACCGGCACCCTGAAAAGTGCGCTGAAGCGCGAGCAGGCCATTTTGCAGCGCCTGGGCCTGGACCTGTCGGACGTGGTGCTGGAAGACGGCAGCGGGCTCGGGCGCGGCAACCGCCTGACGCCCCGGCTGCTGACCGGACTGCTGCGGGAGCTGTACACCCTGCCTTACCCCACCGCCGCGCAGTACGGGCGCGAGCTGCCGCCAGCGCTCTACCACGCCCGCCACAACGCCTTCGCCGAGCTGCTGCCCCAGGCCGGTACCGGGGAGGACGTGCCCGACCACGACGGACGCGGGGGCACCCTGGCCCGCCGCCTCGTCGGGACGGGGCTCGACGTGCGCGCCAAGACCGGGACCCTGCCCGGCGTGAGCGCGCTGGCGGGCTACCTGACGGCGAAAAGTGGGCGGCCCCTCGCCTTCGCCGTGCTAATGAACGGACCAGAAGACAGCCCCATCTTGACGCTGCGGGCGCTGCAAGACCAGGCGGTGCGCGACATCGCCGCTGCGTTTTGA
- the tnpA gene encoding IS200/IS605 family transposase: MKKGRGYVYKLEYHLIWATKYRHQVLVDEVADGLKDILRDIATQNGLELVALEVMPDYVHLLLGATPQHVIPDFVKALKGASARRMFSAFPHLKQPHWGGNLWNPSYCVLTVSEHTRAQIQQYIENQHAAE, encoded by the coding sequence ATGAAGAAGGGTCGCGGGTACGTCTACAAGCTGGAATACCACCTCATCTGGGCGACGAAGTATCGCCATCAGGTGTTAGTGGACGAGGTTGCAGATGGACTGAAAGACATCCTGCGGGACATCGCCACCCAGAACGGACTGGAGCTTGTCGCGCTGGAGGTCATGCCTGACTACGTTCACCTCCTGCTGGGAGCCACGCCGCAGCATGTCATTCCCGACTTTGTGAAGGCGTTGAAGGGGGCATCCGCCCGTCGTATGTTCTCCGCTTTTCCGCACCTGAAGCAGCCCCACTGGGGCGGCAATCTCTGGAATCCGTCCTACTGCGTCCTGACTGTCTCGGAGCACACCCGCGCCCAGATTCAGCAGTACATCGAGAATCAGCATGCTGCGGAATAA
- the tnpB gene encoding IS200/IS605 family element RNA-guided endonuclease TnpB has protein sequence MLRNKAFVVRLYPNAAQAERINRTLGCARFVYNHFLARRIESYRQDGKGMIYAATDKALTLLKREEGTAWLAEVDKFALQQSLRDLERAYQNFFRTAKKSGKKVGFPKFKKKRTGEAYRTQFTNNNIEIGEGKLKLPKLGWVKTRGQRDMQGKILNVTVRRIHEGHYEASVLCEVEIPYLPAAPKFAAGVDVGIKDFAIVTDGKGEFEHHANPKYYRSSLRRLRKAQKTLSRRKKGSARYGRAKTTLARIHKRVANKRQDFIHKLTTSLVREYEITCTEHLKPDNMRKNRRLALSVSDAGWGEFIRQLEYKATWYGRLVSKISPYFPSSQICHDCGFKNPAVKNLAVREWTCPNCGETHDRDENAALNIRREGLVAAGMSDTQNAHGDCIRPTSVGSGLRSENHATSVV, from the coding sequence ATGCTGCGGAATAAGGCGTTCGTCGTCCGGCTGTATCCGAACGCGGCTCAGGCCGAGCGGATCAACCGCACCCTGGGATGCGCCCGGTTCGTCTACAACCACTTCCTCGCCCGCCGCATCGAGAGCTACCGACAGGACGGCAAGGGGATGATCTACGCCGCCACCGACAAGGCGCTGACCCTGCTCAAGCGGGAAGAAGGCACCGCGTGGCTGGCCGAGGTGGACAAGTTCGCGCTTCAGCAGTCCCTGCGCGACCTGGAAAGGGCGTACCAGAACTTCTTCCGCACCGCGAAGAAGTCCGGCAAGAAGGTGGGGTTCCCGAAGTTCAAGAAGAAGCGCACGGGTGAGGCGTACCGCACCCAGTTCACCAACAACAACATCGAGATTGGAGAAGGGAAGCTCAAGCTTCCCAAGCTGGGCTGGGTCAAGACCAGGGGCCAGCGGGACATGCAGGGGAAAATCCTGAACGTCACGGTGCGTCGCATCCATGAAGGCCACTACGAAGCGTCTGTCCTGTGCGAAGTCGAGATTCCCTATCTGCCTGCGGCCCCCAAGTTCGCGGCGGGCGTGGATGTCGGCATCAAGGACTTTGCCATCGTGACCGATGGCAAGGGGGAGTTTGAACATCATGCGAATCCGAAATACTACCGTTCCAGCCTGAGAAGGCTCCGTAAAGCTCAGAAAACCCTGTCCAGACGCAAGAAGGGCAGCGCACGTTACGGGAGGGCAAAAACCACGCTCGCTCGGATACACAAGCGCGTCGCCAACAAGCGGCAGGACTTCATTCATAAGCTCACCACCTCGCTGGTGCGGGAATACGAAATCACCTGCACCGAACATCTTAAGCCCGACAACATGCGGAAAAACCGCAGGCTGGCACTGAGCGTCAGTGACGCGGGTTGGGGCGAATTCATCCGGCAGTTGGAGTACAAGGCGACGTGGTACGGACGGCTGGTGTCCAAAATCAGCCCCTACTTCCCGTCGAGCCAGATATGCCACGACTGCGGGTTCAAGAATCCCGCCGTGAAGAATCTTGCCGTCCGCGAGTGGACTTGCCCGAACTGCGGCGAGACCCATGACCGCGACGAGAACGCCGCACTGAACATCCGGCGTGAAGGACTGGTGGCCGCTGGAATGTCGGACACCCAAAACGCTCATGGAGACTGCATCAGACCCACTTCGGTGGGCAGCGGTCTGCGAAGTGAGAATCACGCGACTTCAGTCGTGTGA
- the rdgB gene encoding RdgB/HAM1 family non-canonical purine NTP pyrophosphatase yields the protein MQQQTGGRRRQIRRVVVATSNAGKVRELQGALAPLGWQCEGLGAVTLPEETGSTYEENAALKACAAAMATGLPALADDSGIEVLALGGQPGVYSARFGNVNSDVERNVLLLEKMRRHTDRRAKFVSVLVLAYPDGKLEEYRGEVTGQLLEGPRGESGFGYDPLFLPDGSELSMGEMTLEQKQAISHRGQALAALLAAHGA from the coding sequence ATGCAACAGCAGACAGGCGGGCGGAGGCGGCAGATCAGGCGCGTGGTCGTGGCGACGAGCAATGCGGGCAAGGTGCGTGAGCTGCAGGGTGCCCTCGCGCCGCTGGGCTGGCAGTGCGAGGGCCTGGGCGCGGTCACGCTGCCCGAGGAGACCGGCAGCACCTACGAGGAAAACGCGGCCCTCAAGGCCTGCGCCGCTGCGATGGCGACTGGCCTGCCCGCGCTCGCCGACGACTCGGGCATCGAAGTGCTCGCGCTCGGCGGGCAGCCGGGGGTGTACTCGGCCCGCTTCGGCAACGTGAATAGCGATGTGGAGCGCAATGTGCTGCTGCTGGAAAAGATGCGCCGGCACACCGACCGCCGCGCCAAGTTTGTGTCGGTGCTGGTCCTCGCCTATCCCGACGGCAAGCTGGAGGAGTACCGGGGCGAGGTGACGGGGCAACTGCTCGAAGGCCCGCGTGGCGAGAGCGGCTTTGGCTACGACCCCCTGTTTCTGCCCGACGGCTCCGAGCTGAGCATGGGCGAGATGACGCTGGAGCAGAAGCAGGCCAT